A single genomic interval of Lysobacter avium harbors:
- a CDS encoding CopL family metal-binding regulatory protein, translated as MPIPHLLLRVLLCLALVLNGSGLAVAATQMHVQHVGMADAVSATDDHEDCAGHAQRAVPDLAAASCDSHSPAADCCEGSSCDTACPAGMLWTVTVPAQAWMLPPQVLVDHQTISDHAAPVLQGRYRPPIG; from the coding sequence ATGCCAATCCCACACCTGCTACTGCGTGTCCTGCTTTGCCTGGCGCTGGTCCTCAATGGATCGGGTCTCGCCGTGGCTGCCACGCAGATGCATGTGCAGCACGTCGGCATGGCCGATGCGGTGTCCGCCACGGATGACCACGAGGACTGCGCTGGTCACGCGCAGCGGGCAGTGCCTGACCTTGCCGCCGCATCATGCGACAGCCATTCCCCGGCAGCGGATTGCTGTGAGGGCTCGTCGTGTGACACCGCCTGCCCGGCTGGGATGCTGTGGACCGTGACAGTGCCGGCGCAGGCCTGGATGCTCCCGCCGCAGGTGCTGGTCGACCACCAAACGATCTCCGATCACGCGGCGCCCGTTCTGCAGGGTCGATACCGACCTCCGATCGGTTGA
- a CDS encoding copper resistance system multicopper oxidase, which translates to MSTDFSGRAPAAPSRRRFVTGLAAGGLAAGMGLWRLPALAATGQTPALKTLSGTDFDLSIGGSMVNFTGSTRPAITVNGSLPAPLLRWREGDTVTVRVANRLRNAHSSIHWHGILLPANMDGVPGMSFDGIAPGETYTYRFQLQQSGTYWYHSHSMFQEQAGLYGPIIVEPRAPAPYHYDREHVVLLSDWTDMDPTALFRRMKKDSSFDNYYQRTVGDFVRDVREDGLSATLQDRKMWGQMRMTPSDISDINGHTYTFLMNGTAPSGNWTGLFKPGEKVLLRFINGSAMTYFDVRVPGLKMTVVAADGQYIHPVSVDEFRIAVAETFDVLVEPAGADAFAIFAQDMGRTGYARGTLAVRQGLQPPVPPLDPRPLLTMDDMGHGGMDHGSMDHGSGSASGGASPADGGHAGMDHSGHDMSAMAGMDHSADGMQQHPASETGNPLVDMQAMSLAPKLDDPGMGLRDNGRTVLTYAAMKSLFEDPDGREPGREVELHLTGHMEKFAWSFDGLKFADVEPLRLNYGERLRIVLVNDTMMGHPIHLHGMWSDLEDENGDFHLRKHTIDIPPGTKRSYRVRADALGRWAYHCHLLYHMEAGMMREVRVEE; encoded by the coding sequence ATGTCTACCGATTTTTCCGGCCGCGCGCCAGCGGCGCCCTCCCGACGGCGCTTTGTCACCGGTCTGGCCGCTGGCGGGCTCGCCGCGGGCATGGGACTCTGGCGCTTGCCGGCACTCGCCGCCACGGGCCAGACACCGGCGCTGAAGACCCTGAGCGGCACCGATTTCGACCTTTCCATCGGCGGTTCGATGGTCAACTTCACCGGCAGCACGCGGCCGGCGATCACCGTCAACGGCTCGCTGCCGGCCCCGCTTCTGCGCTGGCGCGAAGGCGATACGGTCACGGTGCGCGTCGCCAACCGCCTCCGCAACGCGCACTCCTCGATCCATTGGCACGGCATCCTGCTCCCAGCCAACATGGACGGGGTTCCGGGAATGAGCTTCGACGGCATTGCGCCGGGCGAGACCTACACCTACCGGTTCCAGCTACAGCAGTCCGGCACGTACTGGTACCACAGCCACTCGATGTTCCAGGAGCAGGCCGGACTGTACGGTCCGATCATCGTTGAGCCGCGTGCTCCGGCGCCCTACCACTACGACCGCGAGCATGTGGTGCTGCTTTCGGACTGGACCGACATGGATCCCACCGCGCTGTTCCGGCGCATGAAGAAGGACTCCAGCTTCGACAACTATTACCAGCGCACCGTCGGCGACTTCGTCCGCGACGTGCGCGAAGATGGCCTGTCGGCGACGCTTCAGGATCGCAAGATGTGGGGACAGATGCGGATGACACCATCCGACATCTCCGACATCAACGGCCACACCTACACGTTCCTGATGAATGGCACCGCGCCGTCGGGCAACTGGACCGGCCTGTTCAAGCCGGGCGAGAAAGTGCTGTTGCGCTTCATCAACGGCTCGGCGATGACCTATTTCGACGTGCGTGTTCCCGGCCTGAAGATGACCGTGGTCGCCGCCGACGGGCAGTACATCCACCCGGTGTCGGTCGACGAGTTCCGTATTGCCGTGGCTGAAACGTTCGACGTTCTGGTCGAGCCGGCCGGCGCGGACGCGTTTGCGATCTTCGCCCAGGACATGGGCCGTACCGGATACGCACGCGGCACCCTGGCCGTGCGCCAGGGCCTGCAACCACCGGTCCCGCCGCTGGACCCCCGCCCGCTTCTGACCATGGACGACATGGGGCATGGCGGGATGGATCACGGCAGCATGGATCACGGCAGTGGCAGCGCGAGTGGAGGTGCGAGCCCGGCTGATGGCGGACACGCTGGCATGGACCATTCCGGCCACGACATGAGCGCAATGGCCGGCATGGATCACTCGGCCGACGGCATGCAGCAACACCCTGCCAGCGAGACCGGCAACCCACTGGTCGACATGCAGGCGATGTCGCTGGCGCCGAAACTGGACGATCCGGGCATGGGCCTGCGCGACAACGGCCGCACGGTGCTCACGTATGCCGCCATGAAGAGCCTGTTCGAGGATCCCGACGGCCGCGAACCCGGCCGCGAAGTGGAACTGCACCTGACCGGGCACATGGAGAAATTCGCCTGGTCGTTTGACGGCCTCAAGTTCGCCGATGTCGAACCGCTGCGGCTCAACTACGGCGAGCGTCTGCGCATCGTGCTGGTCAACGACACGATGATGGGCCACCCAATCCACCTCCACGGCATGTGGAGCGATCTGGAGGACGAGAACGGCGACTTCCACCTGCGCAAGCACACGATCGACATCCCCCCCGGCACCAAGCGCAGCTACCGCGTCCGCGCCGACGCACTGGGCCGCTGGGCCTACCACTGCCACCTGCTGTACCACATGGAAGCCGGGATGATGCGCGAAGTGAGGGTCGAGGAATGA
- a CDS encoding copper resistance protein B produces MSRVNVPATALALALGLALHGTAVAQDHQGHAAATPAPVTQDHAHHPAPPASKPAKKATGKTAPTGDDHSAMGHGAPAASSEPITPIPAVTDADRAAAFPALHRPMQHAPEINSYVVFNRLEAWDAKPGSGQAWEGQAWVGSDLNRLWLRTEGERIGGKTEAADLEVFYGRSVSTWWDVLAGIKHDFNPGDSQTWAAFGVQGLAPMKFDVSATAYIGESGQTAANVEAEYELLLTNRLILQPLVEITAFGKDDPQRGIGSGLSSVEAGVRVRYEIDRRFAPYVGVVHERMFGNTADLRRADGEDTRDTRLVAGVRIWF; encoded by the coding sequence ATGAGCCGCGTGAATGTTCCCGCCACCGCGTTGGCACTCGCGCTGGGTCTGGCACTGCATGGCACCGCCGTAGCCCAAGACCATCAGGGCCACGCGGCGGCGACGCCTGCCCCTGTCACTCAAGACCACGCCCATCACCCTGCCCCGCCAGCGAGCAAACCCGCGAAAAAGGCGACCGGGAAAACGGCGCCAACGGGTGATGATCACTCGGCCATGGGACATGGGGCGCCAGCGGCGAGCAGCGAGCCGATCACGCCGATTCCTGCCGTCACCGACGCCGATCGCGCGGCCGCGTTCCCGGCCCTGCACCGGCCCATGCAACATGCCCCGGAGATCAACAGCTACGTGGTTTTCAATCGTCTGGAAGCCTGGGATGCGAAGCCCGGTTCCGGCCAGGCGTGGGAGGGTCAGGCGTGGGTTGGCAGCGACCTCAATCGACTCTGGCTGCGCACCGAGGGCGAGCGGATCGGCGGCAAGACGGAGGCGGCGGATCTGGAGGTTTTCTACGGTCGCAGCGTGTCGACCTGGTGGGACGTGCTGGCCGGCATCAAGCACGATTTCAATCCGGGCGATTCGCAGACCTGGGCCGCCTTCGGGGTGCAGGGTCTGGCGCCGATGAAATTCGACGTGTCGGCCACCGCCTACATCGGCGAATCCGGCCAGACCGCGGCGAACGTGGAGGCCGAATACGAGTTGCTGCTCACCAACCGGTTGATCCTGCAGCCGCTGGTCGAAATCACCGCCTTCGGCAAGGACGATCCGCAGCGCGGAATCGGTTCCGGACTGAGCTCGGTGGAGGCCGGCGTCCGCGTGCGTTACGAGATCGACCGCAGGTTCGCGCCGTATGTCGGCGTCGTCCACGAACGCATGTTCGGCAACACCGCCGACTTGCGCCGCGCCGATGGCGAGGACACCCGTGATACCCGCCTGGTGGCGGGTGTGCGTATCTGGTTCTAG